The Calditrichota bacterium genome contains the following window.
ACAAAATGGGGTAACGGCTGCCAATCCGCAGCCAGAGATCGTAATCCTCGCCTGCGGGCAGCGATTCGTCAAAAAGACCCACCTCGTCAAAAACAGAACGCTCGATCATTACCGATGACGGACTGATCAGGCACAGCGGCAGCAAATGCGGGAAAATCCATCCGGAATACTTTTGGTGGCGCTTTTTGGGATTCGCCCAGCGTCCGTTTCGAATCCAGATTTCATCCGTGTAACTGATCTTGTATTCCGAATAGTGACTCATCGCCGCCAATTGGATTTCCAGCTTTCGCGGTTTCCAGAGGTCATCCGAATCCAAGAAACACAGGTACTTTCCACTGGCCAAACCGATTCCGGTGTTGCGGGCAGAGCTTACGCCCCGGTTGGGCTGAGCTACAAATGTGATCGAACTGCCAAACCGCTCCAGGATTTCCAGCGTATCGTCGGTAGACCCATCATCCACAACAAGGAGTTCAAAATCGCGAAAGGTTTGCTTCAGTACCGAATCCACGGCATTTGCAATCCAGGCCGCGCGATTAAATGTCGGAATAATGACTGAGACTTCTGGCATCGGTATGTTTCATCGTTTACATCCATCAACCCAAATGTTTTTCCAGCCACCCGGAGACATCACGAAAGGCCTGTTCTCTGGCCCGATCGTGAAACACCTCATGGTACGATCCCGGGT
Protein-coding sequences here:
- a CDS encoding glycosyltransferase; its protein translation is MPEVSVIIPTFNRAAWIANAVDSVLKQTFRDFELLVVDDGSTDDTLEILERFGSSITFVAQPNRGVSSARNTGIGLASGKYLCFLDSDDLWKPRKLEIQLAAMSHYSEYKISYTDEIWIRNGRWANPKKRHQKYSGWIFPHLLPLCLISPSSVMIERSVFDEVGLFDESLPAGEDYDLWLRIGSRYPILFIPEKVIVKHGGHPDQLSQKYWGLDRFRVRSILKVLESGKLSSENERAAREMLVKKCRILANGSAKRGKLEDAGYYQKLAETWE